A window of the Tenebrio molitor chromosome 1, icTenMoli1.1, whole genome shotgun sequence genome harbors these coding sequences:
- the Polr3H gene encoding DNA-directed RNA polymerase III subunit RPC8, with protein sequence MFIIAEMKNVTRIPPELFNLKLNDAIAGELNKKLANKVVLNVGLCIALYDITSLQESYIFPGDGASHTRVSFRYIVFRPFIEEILIGKIRSCSQEGVHVSLGFFDDILIPPSALQHPSKFNETEQAWVWEYDTGDGCKHDLFMDAGETIKFRVTAEFFNETCPTGTLQETQDKAENKVPYSLTGSINEPGLGLLTWWDS encoded by the exons ATGTTTATCATAGCAGAAATGAAGAACGTGACCAGAATCCCACCAGAAttattcaatttaaaattaaacgacGCAATAGCGGGAGAGTTGAACAAGAAATTAGCAAACAAG GTTGTCCTCAATGTAGGCTTGTGCATAGCTCTTTATGATATTACAAGTCTTCAAGAATCATATATTTTTCCTGGTGATGGAGCATCCCACACAAGGGTCAGCTTCAGATACATTGTATTTCGACCATTTATTGAAGAAATATTAATAGGGAAAATTAGAAGTTGCAGTCAAGAAGGCGTTCACG tatCTCTTGGCTTCtttgatgatattttaataCCTCCAAGTGCACTGCAGCACCCatccaaatttaatgagaCTGAACAGGCATGGGTTTGGGAGTATGACACTGGAGATGGTTGTAAACATGATCTTTTTATGGATGCTGGTGAAACTATCAAGTTTCGTGTGACTGCtgaatttttcaatgaaactTGCCCTACTGGAACCTTGCAAGAAACACAAGATAAAGCAGAGAATAAAGTACCTTACAGCTTGACT GGCAGCATAAATGAGCCAGGTCTAGGACTCTTAACATGGTGGGATAGTTAG
- the LOC138141513 gene encoding putative ATP-dependent RNA helicase TDRD12, whose translation MDTSEKNPFDSSDDEEKPEPKEIERDVSYSPVYQPECESEELGVKPFCECDSCNHFTKSADWCTASHLKFEADNTKKTYKERKLLPLFRSAKHPGKTPKIITFNPDNLTKLERKTLFRTLVHGEAIPQPITLLSDTYFSKDMQSSLETLNYKYSLPIQSFAWPAIFRQMNVFMIGGHKSGKTMSYLPAVCTFSTQPCCKYDLLEKYKGPLVIIICRNSKQCEEIFDLIKKLYRNIQFKPRIFIMTYPITNIHNTDILITIPESLMHCLKSRIINFKRLCHLVLEDASSLLNQEGETVSNILTVVDQMLQNRVQNIGVQLIVSSEKWTQDLKELFKSIYVTPLVCIGNYLEAALYGNTQFEIKFLMSDQKKAYLEGIVKNKSDVYKTLIICNNTEIADVEEWLLQKGINSMALTDSSNKEEIEACETEWASTRGGQYKVLLCTDFVFDSLLWVSDAMWLIHYSFASTWTRFTKRFSALSSHYKSPWESSGEKLECKTFVMIDETCEAQMSKILNLLNRLSKDLPPSYQKYADGFRTKAEQEKINNNVDLCDNLKLLGKCQNPLCKNRHLVSNEVDVREDLPKNGKIVFKILTVKDVTHYAVQLIEHVDLSGCVRQINNDDLKKPLVFDVGVEKKRARDIKIGKFYAHCEHTTSGQEFMLCHVLTIPDDTFVEVKLTTGITLQTLQKNLYEAPPNLQIVDVHMSNLVPPFKDEYFSGRSYRVTRTSLESVDYKNMILTADVHLQLDNTLWVDNVVETLKVKDCDLVNFNLTKHLLTSIEVVEVSKMKIASLHKLCMRCDITLPRYVKQTVKKPVRMREMEPQWSFLGGGVNQVILSAAVSPEEFYVRLQKFQCLLENLEKDIQKAVKTELLDKNLNIVVGRYYLAPDPKDEMYSRVSLVNVEDDKALCFYVDYGDEAVVDVAKLKTLPSKLVTKLPFQAIQCRLHGITPSFQEWSNEATDVLYKYMFEPNSDFFRSFYIQVCDKEKSDPTRTKIKYSVLLKDGYGDKNVLINQLLLDCGFAKSIFGRIDDFELSEVEVGQDSDETDSEKVSNEHLEEFGSEFDVEIFDADAFMEMLGVSRLKISENPQKTQEGVVKTSEEKSTVRSENTPVETVPDGEPKYLTPEVFWSQSEKTVKIKVNLIGVEVYKVSVIKKRIFTFCTTLEGKTYNLKFTLHKPAELGRHRALGQEVQVILNKSEALEWSQLTGTTKRMRNIHYEIPNTEKKEPKRKFLQLDITDDESDDPNDGMMYHQESDLDSEYDQEALSSSD comes from the exons ATGGATACTTCAGAGAAGAACCCTTTTGACAGCAGTGATGATGAAGAAAAACCAGAACCGAAGGAAATTGAAAGAGATGTATCATACAGCCCTGTTTACCAACCAGAATGTGAAAGTGAAGAACTAGGAGTAAAACCATTTTGTGAATGTGATAGTTGcaatcattttacaaaaagtgCTGATTGGTGCACAGCATCtcatttgaagtttgaagctGATAATACGAAGAAAACCtacaaagaaagaaaattgcTGCCATTATTTAGATCAGCCAAACATCCAGGAAAAACAcctaaaataataacattcaATCCTGATAACTTGACAAAGCTTGAACGAAAAACACTTTTCAGGACTCTAGTCCATGG agAGGCTATTCCTCAGCCAATTACTCTTTTGTCAGATACCTATTTTAGTAAAGATATGCAGTCATCTTTGGAGACACTCAATTATAAATACAGCTTGCCAATACAGTCATTTGCTTGGCCTGCAATATTTAGACAGATGAATGTATTTATGATTGGGGGTCAtaaatctggaaaaactatGTCATATCTTCCTGCTGTTTGCACATTCAGCACGCAGCCTTGTTGTAAATATGATTTGCTTGAAAAGTACAAAGGCCCCTTGGTCATAATAATTTGTCGTAACAGCAAACAATGTGAAGAAATAttcgatttaattaaaaaattgtacagaaACATTCAGTTCAAACCAAGAATATTTATCATGACTTATCCAATCACAAACATT CATAACACTGACATCCTAATCACGATTCCTGAGTCCCTGATGCACTGTTTAAAATCGAGAATCATCAATTTTAAACGTTTGTGTCACCTCGTGCTCGAAGACGCGAGCAGTTTGTTGAATCAAGAAGGAGAAACTGTGTCCAACATTTTAACTGTTGTTGACCAAATGTTGCAAAACAGAGTTCAAAACATTGGCGTTCAATTAATTGTTAGTTCAGAAAAGTGGACGCAAGATTTGAAAGAGTTGTTCAAGTCGATTTACGTCACGCCGTTGGTTTGCATCGGGAATTATTTGGAAGCGGCGCTTTATGGCAACACTCAGTTTGAGATAAAATTTCTAATGTCAGATCAGAAGAAAGCTTATCTAGAGG GGATAGTGAAGAATAAATctgatgtttacaaaacttTGATTATTTGTAATAACACTGAAATAGCAGATGTTGAGGAGTGGTTGCTACAGAAAGGAATAAATTCTATGGCTCTGACAGACAGTTCAAATAAGGAAGAAATTGAGGCGTGCGAGACCGAGTGGGCTTCCACCAGAGGGGGTCAATATAAAG ttttattgtgtacggattttgtttttgattcgTTATTGTGGGTGAGTGACGCAATGTGGCTCATCCACTACTCTTTTGCTTCCACTTGGACAAGATTTACGAAACGGTTTAGCGCCCTTTCATCGCACTACAAAAGTCCATGGGAATCGAGTGGG GAAAAGTTAGAATGCAAAACCTTTGTAATGATTGACGAAACGTGCGAAGCACAAATGTCCAAAATACTAAACTTGTTAAATCGCTTGAGTAAAGATTTGCCACCCAGCTACCAAAAATACGCAGAT GGATTTAGAACTAAAGctgaacaagaaaaaattaataacaacgtGGATCTTTgcgataatttaaaattgttggggaaatgtcaaaatccgTTGTGCAAGAACCGCCATCTGGTGAGCAATGAGGTGGACGTACGGGAGGACCTCCCAAAAAAtgggaaaattgtttttaaaatacttaccGTCAAGGATGTGACTCATTACGCTGTCCAGCTGATTGAACACGTTGATTTGAGCGGATGCGTTCGCCAAATAAATAATGACGATTTGAAGAAACCTCTGGTCTTTGATGTAGGAGTGGAGAAGAAGCGTGCCAGAGATataaaaattgggaaattttatGCGCATTGCGAGCACACTACAAGTGGCCAAGAATTCATGTTGTGTCATGTACTGACCATACCTGATGACACTTTTGTTGAGGTCAAACTAACAACAGGAATTACTCTACAGACTCTGCAAAAAAACCTCTACGAAGCTCCTCCAAATCTACAGA TTGTCGACGTCCACATGAGCAATTTAGTACCTCCGTTCAAGGACGAATATTTTTCGGGGAGATCGTATCGTGTCACGCGGACGTCTCTCGAATCCGTAGATTACAAAAACATGATTCTTACAGCAGACGTGCATTTGCAATTGGACAACACTTTGTGGGTCGACAACGTGGTCGAAACATTGAAAGTGAAAGACTGTGACCTCGTCAACTTTAATTTAACCAAACATCTCTTAACTAGCATTGAAGTAGTAGAAGTGTCCAAGATGAAAATAGCGTCGTTACATAAGCTGTGCATGAGATGCGACATTACGTTACCGCGTTACGTCAAACAGACTGTAAAAAAGCCGGTGAGAATGAGAGAAATGGAGCCGCAGTGGTCTTTCTTGGGGGGCGGCGTCAACCAAGTAATTCTCAGCGCTGCCGTCTCTCCGGAAGAGTTTTACGTGCGCTTGCAAAAATTCCAGTGCCT GCTCGAGAATTTAGAAAAGGACATCCAGAAGGCAGTGAAAACTGAACTGCTCGATAAGAATTTGAATATCGTCGTTGGGAGATACTACCTGGCGCCAGATCCAAAAGACGAGATGTACTCCAGAGTGTCACTCGTCAACGTCGAGGATGACAAGGCGTTGTGTTTTTATGTCGACTACGGCGACGAGGCCGTCGTAGACGTCGCCAAATTGAAAACCCTGCCAAGTAAACTCGTGACGAAGTTGCCATTTCAAGCCATCCAGTGTCGTTTGCACGGCATCACACCTTCATTCCAAGAGTGGAGCAACGAAGCCACTGACGTCTTGTACAAATACATGTTCGAACCAAACAGTGACTTCTTCCGTTCCTTTTACATCCAAGTCTGCGATAAAGAGAAGAGTGATCCAACAAgaacaaaaatcaaatattcagtATTGTTGAAAGATGGTTACGGCGATAAGAACGTTCTAATCAACCAGTTGCTCCTAGACTGCGGTTTTGCGAAATCGATTTTTGGTAGAATTGATGATTTTGAGTTGTCTGAAGTTGAGGTGGGACAAGATTCCGACGAAACGGATTCAGAAAAAGTCAGTAACGAGCATCTGGAGGAGTTCG GGTCGGAGTTTgatgttgaaatttttgatgCGGATGCATTTATGGAG ATGCTCGGCGTGTCTCGTCTGAAAATATCAGAAAATCCACAGAAAACGCAGGAAGGTGTAGTAAAAACTTCAGAAGAGAAAAGTACAGTTAGATCTGAAAATACTCCAGTTGAAACAGTGCCCGATGGGGAGCCCAAATATTTGACTCCTGAGGTGTTTTGGTCCCAAAGCGAGAAGACTGTGAAGATCAAGGTCAACTTGATTGGAGTGGAAGTATACAAAGTCAGCGTGATTAAGAAGAGAATATTTACGTTTTG CACTACTCTAGAAGGGAAGACTTACAATCTGAAATTCACGTTACACAAGCCCGCGGAGTTGGGAAGACATCGCGCGCTAGGCCAAGAGGTTCaggttattttaaataaatctgaaGCTTTGGAGTGGTCGCAGCTCACAGGCACCACCAAACGAATGCGAAATATCCATTACGAAATTCCCAACACCGAAAAGAAAGAGCCGAAGAGGAAGTTTCTCCAACTTGACATTACTGACGACGAAAGTGACGACCCTAACGATGGAATGATGTATCACCAGGAGTCGGACCTCGACAGTGAATATGACCAAGAAGCTTTGTCATCGTCCGACTGA
- the LOC138141535 gene encoding uncharacterized protein, producing MSRVQWKSKRTLGIVFSLIALYFTVRIKNYEHQASVFLSETHPNEAWEFVADFSNMKYLNPTIINFSIVSESGNYDNWKYSTQYSEFLSHWPHLRNNAVAHFNVKADKGKGVYFINSVHKTCLFFGFFCLDSESEFKFMRSNSSRGSVCEESVMYQCPALLSSFCRREVIFQRDAIMKNLKLHFARSRKSR from the exons ATGTCTCGAGTGCAGTGGAAGTCCAAACGCACCCTCGGAATCGTGTTTTCGCTAATCGCATTGTACTTCACTGTGAGGATAAAAAATTACGAACATCAGGCGTCTGTATTTTTGTCCGAAACGCACCCCAACGAAGCTTGGGAGTTTGTAGCTGACTTCAGCAACATGAAGTATTTGAATCCCACCAT AATCAATTTCAGCATCGTTTCCGAGAGCGGAAATTACGATAATTGGAAGTATTCCACCCAGTATTCAGAGTTTCTGTCGCATTGGCCTCACCTGAGGAACAACGCGGTCGCACATTTCAACGTCAAAGCCGACAAAGGAAAGGGTGTTTATTTTATCAACTCTGTCCACAAGACGTGCCTCTTTTTCGGATTTTTCTGCC ttgattctgaaagcgaatttaaatttatgcgAAGCAATTCGTCCAGAGGCTCAGTTTGTGAAGAAAGCGTAATGTATCAGTGCCCAGCACTTTTGTCTTCGTTTTGCAGAAGAGAAGTCATCTTCCAGAGGGACGCGATCATGAAGAATTTGAAGTTGCACTTTGCAAGGTCACGCAAAAGCAGATAA
- the LOC138141530 gene encoding pyrimidodiazepine synthase-like, whose protein sequence is MPEPHLTVGSQQPPKQDDKLRLYSMEYCPYAQRVRLVLNAKKIPYDTVNLNLINKPDWYFKVHPEGKVPAIDTGSEVLVESLDISDYLDEKYPDNPLYPKDPEAKKRDQELIQKISPLTGTFYKCVSKQGDKSVEDWAKEFTPHLDIFETELSARGTAYFGGDKPAMVDYMLWPWAERAGTIAIAYGQQLPFGADQFPLLRKWRKSMREDPVCSQIYHGPEKFWKVVEIKTKKMPPDYDSI, encoded by the exons ATGCCTGAGCCACATTTGACCGTCG GGTCACAGCAGCCCCCCAAGCAAGATGATAAGCTGCGTCTCTATTCGATGGAATACTGCCCTTATGCGCAAAGGGTTCGTTTGGTTTTGAATGCGAAAAAGATCCCATATGACACCGTTAATCTCAATTTGATCAATAAGCCCGATTGGTACTTCAAAGTTCACCCAGAAG GAAAAGTGCCGGCGATCGATACAGGGTCGGAAGTGTTAGTTGAAAGCCTCGACATATCCGACTACCTCGACGAGAAATATCCCGACAATCCCCTCTATCCGAAGGACCCCGAGGCCAAAAAACGGGACCAAGAACTGATTCAGAAAATAAGCCCTCTCACCGGGACATTCTACAAGTGCGTTTCGAAACAAGGAGACAAATCTGTGGAAGATTGGGCCAAGGAGTTCACGCCCCACTTGGACATCTTCGAAACGGAGCTGTCAGCCAGAGGAACCGCATATTTCGGAGGCGACAAGCCTGCAATG GTCGATTACATGTTATGGCCTTGGGCTGAACGAGCAGGAACAATAGCCATAGCTTATGGGCAACAGTTACCGTTCGGCGCCGATCAATTTCCGCTTTTGCGTAAGTGGCGCAAGTCGATGCGCGAGGACCCGGTTTGCAGCCAAATCTACCACGGACCTGAGAAGTTCTGGAAAGTTGTTGAGATTAAGACGAAAAAAATGCCTCCAGATTACGACAGCATCTAA
- the crc gene encoding activating transcription factor of chaperone gives MSCAPFSTWKEEPLSPLSTEEVSWLSEDTFYQTSQEHDDCIKFEHDLVPCESKAEVASLMLENLENLINLDELIKEEPFLLDEKILPILEDVEQPRAIEVPLHPTKMEYTRTPDTQFLLKEFETVYDVIEFTHETLTPPQSPPSEQKILTTLEPLLTPPSYAALPEKHHVVYPVPEKPLLPDVLAYRSPAAIPAEYPSAMTPQPDIAHELAVVDELVRTRVEDMQWSSSGPSSPNSSGSSNFGDCSSDDPEWMPEPVENYDGVAASPKQSRKRSKPYSRTSPVDKKSRKKEQNKNAATRYRMKKKAEVEVILTEEKGLSMKNDDLELKIKDMQREIKYLKGLMRDLFKAKGLIN, from the exons ATGAGTTGTGCGCCGTTTTCAACATGGAAGGAAGAGCCATTGTCACCTCTCAGCACTGAAGAGGTGTCATGGCTCTCCGAAGACACATTCTATCAAACATCACAGGAGCACGATGACTGCATCAAGTTTGAACATGATCTGGTCCCTTGCGAGTCCAAGGCAGAAGTTGCTTCTCTCATGCTGGAAAACCTAGAAAATCTAATCAATCTAGATGAGCTCATCAAAGAAG AACCTTTCCTTCTCGATGAGAAAATTCTGCCCATTCTGGAAGATGTGGAGCAACCACGTGCCATAGAAGTGCCTCTGCACCCCACGAAGATGGAGTACACCCGCACCCCCGACACCCAATTCCTCCTGAAAGAATTCGAGACCGTCTACGACGTGATCGAATTCACCCACGAGACCCTCACCCCTCCCCAGAGCCCCCCCAGCGAACAGAAGATCCTGACCACCCTCGAACCGCTCCTCACTCCACCCTCTTACGCCGCCCTTCCAGAGAAACACCATGTCGTATACCCAGTACCTGAAAAGCCACTTCTACCCGACGTACTTGCATATCGCTCCCCGGCCGCCATCCCCGCGGAGTACCCCTCCGCCATGACGCCCCAGCCGGATATCGCCCACGAACTGGCCGTGGTCGACGAGCTGGTGCGGACTCGCGTCGAAGACATGCAATGGAGCAGCAGCGGTCCCTCGTCGCCCAACAGCAGCGGCAGCAGTAACTTTGGGGACTGCTCCTCCGACGACCCCGAATGGATGCCCGAGCCGGTGGAGAACTACGACGGCGTCGCCGCTTCACCGAAGCAGTCGCGCAAAAGGTCCAAGCCCTATTCGCGTACCTCTCCCGTCGACAAGAAGTCGAGGAAGAAGGAACAGAACAAGAACGCCGCCACGCGATACCGCATGAAGAAGAAAGCGGAGGTCGAAGTCATCCTCACTGAGGAGAAGGGCTTGTCCATGAAGAACGACGACCTGGAGCTCAAGATCAAGGACATGCAACGCGAAATCAAGTACTTGAAGGGGTTGATGCGTGATCTCTTTAAAGCAAAGGGACTTATCAACTAA
- the Mnat9 gene encoding N-acetyltransferase 9-like protein, producing MLINRNTKIIGQRAILVPYKVEHVLKYHNWMQSEELQRVTASIPLTLEEEYEMQKSWMIDQNKCTFIILDKEKFENSRNEIESMIGDTNLFFANADDRLCAEAEIMIAETWARGRKCGSEATCLMLLYGIEILGVRQFIVKIADDNGVSIHMFASFGFTEISRSSAFKEITFSKIVDEGWVTWLKNNVGHYEMIIDDTDDPE from the exons atgttaataaacagaaacacaaaaattatcgGTCAGAGAGCAATTCTGGTCCCGTACAAAGTCGAACATGTCTTAAA ATATCACAATTGGATGCAGTCCGAAGAACTGCAACGCGTAACCGCTTCGATACCGCTCACCTTGGAGGAAGAATACGAAATGCAGAAGTCGTGGATGATCGACCAGaaca AATGTACATTTATCATTCTTGATAAGGAGAAGTTTGAGAATAGCAGAAACGAGATTG AGTCAATGATTGGGGACACGAACTTATTCTTTGCCAACGCAGACGATCGGCTTTGTGCCGAGGCAGAGATCATGATAGCAGAAACATGGGCCAGGGGTAGGAAGTGTGGCTCAGAAGCCACGTGTTTGATGTTGCTCTATGGGATCGAGATTCTGGGCGTGAGGCAATTTATCGTTAAAATAGCAGACGACAACGGTGTCAGCATACACATGTTTGCGAGTTTCGGTTTTACGGAAATCAGCCGCAGTAGCGCTTTTAAAGAAATTACATTCAGTAAGATAGTAGACGAGGGATGGGTCACGTGGTTAAAAAATAACGTAGGACATTATGAAATGATAATTGACGACACAGACGATCCAGAGTAA
- the LOC138141520 gene encoding WW domain-binding protein 11 → MGRRSINTTKSGKYMNPTDQARKEARKQELKKNKKQRQMVRAAVLKGKDPQQILEEMEKIDQMEYNVNQPSPLNEKVLKDKRKKLRDTLDRVLSMYYKDDPEKWSDLKRRQTDYEHKRNQLVAFYESVKSAQQVQVDEIPLPQLPQQPVNTPAQIPLPTERKQEHTIYSIATALKLQALGQPVREPPGCPPGPPPDINDDGDVEDYTLRTEEEKEETTEESSTQAQADGEAAVKPTSLQQKMVALSGQNVDDFMKEMEVVQKKLEVSKEDEHRAKVLTHPEPLVPPGTDLIPQPQPTQPINPQGPGPLLYPGPGLRLPPGPPPGRPLLPPGPPPGMPPPRMPLRMPPAPPRMIRLPGPPPSLSGPPNLPLGTPNVLSAAPQLINRVESSKQGATISAKPQIRNLSADVTRFVPSALRVKREDKKQKPNTRALVHELKQKEYHLHQSTHPEQHTKDDAYKQFMEEMQTLL, encoded by the exons ATGGGTAGAAGATCAATTAATACCACTAAAAGTGGTAAATATATGAACCCCACAGACCAAGCTC gaaaAGAGGCTCGAAAGCaggaattaaaaaagaataaaaagcaGCGGCAGATGGTCAGAGCGGCCGTGTTGAAGGGCAAAGATCCACAACAGATTCTCgaagaaatggaaaaaattgatCAAATGG agtataATGTAAATCAACCGTCGCCACTAAacgaaaaagttttaaaagataaaagaaaaaagcTCCGAGATACTTTAGACAGAGTTCTAAGTATGTAT TACAAAGATGATCCTGAGAAGTGGTCTGATCTGAAGCGAAGACAAACTGACTATGAACACAAAAGAAATCAACTTGTGGCATTTTATGAGTCGGTGAAGAGTGCCCAACAAGTTCAAGTAGACGAAATTCCCCTTCCTCAGTTACCCCAACAACCGGTGAATACACCCGCCCAAATTCCGTTGCCCACAGAACGGAAACAAGAGCACACAATATATTCAATTGCTACAGCGTTGAAACTGCAAGCATTG GGCCAACCCGTGCGGGAGCCTCCCGGTTGTCCACCGGGCCCGCCACCCGATATAAATGACGACGGCGATGTGGAAGACTACACGCTGCgaacagaagaagaaaaagaagaaaccaCAGAAGAATCGTCCACGCAGGCCCAAGCAGATGGCGAAGCCGCAGTTAAGCCGACTTCACTCCAACAGAAGATGGTGGCGCTATCTGGGCAAAACGTCGACGACTTCATGAAAGAGATGGAAGTGGTCCAGAAGAAACTGGAAGTGTCGAAAGAAGACGAACACCGAGCCAAAGTGCTCACCCATCCAGAACCCCTGGTCCCCCCGGGAACAGACCTAATCCCCCAACCACAACCCACCCAGCCCATCAACCCTCAAGGCCCCGGACCTCTCCTGTACCCCGGTCCCGGCCTGCGATTACCTCCGGGGCCTCCACCCGGGCGCCCCCTCCTCCCGCCGGGTCCACCTCCGGGCATGCCGCCCCCGAGGATGCCGCTCCGGATGCCACCAGCGCCGCCCAGGATGATCCGCCTGCCCGGACCTCCTCCCTCGCTATCGGGGCCACCGAACTTGCCTCTGGGCACGCCGAACGTCCTCTCGGCCGCGCCTCAGCTCATCAACAGGGTGGAGTCGAGCAAGCAAGGGGCGACGATTTCGGCGAAACCGCAAATTCGCAATTTGAGCGCGGACGTGACGAGGTTCGTGCCTTCGGCGTTGAGGGTCAAGAGGGAGGACAAGAAGCAGAAACCGAACACGAGGGCGTTGGTGCACGAGCTTAAACAGAAGGAGTATCATCTGCACCAAAGCACGCATCCAGAACAGCACACCAAGGACGACGCGTACAAACAGTTCATGGAAGAGATGCAGACGTTGTTATAA